In Vibrio tritonius, the following are encoded in one genomic region:
- the hemB gene encoding porphobilinogen synthase: protein MSVSIQGQFPGRRLRRIRKHDFSRRLVAENTLSVSDLIYPVFVLMGKGRRESVESMPGVERLSIDLLVEEAQYLANLGVPALALFPVVNQDVKTLDAAEAYNPEGLVQRAVRELKAHVLQMGVITDVALDPYTTHGQDGIIDETGYVLNEETTEVLVKQALSHAAAGADVVAPSDMMDGRIGKIREALEEAGHIYTQIMAYSAKYASCYYGPFRDAVGSSANLKGADKKNYQMDPSNSDEALHEVAMDINEGADMVMVKPGMPYLDVVRRVKTELQVPTFAYQVSGEYAMHKAAIMNGWLKEKETVMESLICFKRAGADGILTYFAKDVAEWLAEDNAEKAQYLRKK from the coding sequence GTGTCCGTATCCATTCAAGGTCAATTCCCCGGCCGCCGTCTACGTCGTATTCGTAAACATGATTTCAGTCGTCGTTTAGTGGCAGAAAACACCTTATCAGTGAGCGATTTAATCTACCCAGTATTTGTCTTAATGGGTAAAGGTCGCCGTGAAAGCGTGGAATCTATGCCAGGTGTTGAACGTTTATCTATCGATCTATTGGTGGAAGAAGCGCAATATCTAGCAAATTTAGGTGTTCCAGCGTTGGCTCTTTTCCCTGTGGTGAATCAAGATGTTAAAACCTTGGATGCTGCCGAAGCATACAATCCTGAAGGCTTAGTGCAGAGAGCTGTACGTGAATTGAAGGCCCATGTTCTTCAGATGGGAGTTATTACTGATGTTGCTCTTGATCCTTATACTACACATGGTCAAGACGGTATTATTGATGAAACAGGCTATGTGCTTAACGAAGAAACGACAGAAGTATTGGTGAAGCAGGCTTTGTCGCATGCTGCTGCAGGTGCTGATGTTGTAGCGCCTTCCGATATGATGGATGGTCGCATTGGTAAGATTCGTGAAGCGCTAGAAGAAGCTGGCCATATCTATACTCAAATTATGGCTTACTCTGCTAAATACGCATCTTGTTATTACGGTCCATTCCGCGATGCAGTTGGTTCTTCCGCGAACCTAAAAGGCGCAGACAAGAAAAATTACCAAATGGATCCTTCTAACAGTGATGAAGCTTTACATGAAGTGGCGATGGACATCAATGAAGGTGCCGATATGGTGATGGTAAAACCGGGTATGCCATATTTGGATGTAGTACGTCGTGTAAAAACAGAACTGCAAGTTCCTACCTTCGCTTATCAAGTGTCAGGTGAATACGCAATGCACAAGGCGGCTATCATGAATGGTTGGCTAAAAGAGAAAGAGACTGTGATGGAATCTTTGATCTGTTTTAAGCGTGCTGGTGCTGACGGTATTCTTACTTACTTTGCGAAAGATGTCGCCGAGTGGTTAGCTGAAGATAACGCAGAAAAAGCTCAATATTTACGTAAAAAATAG
- a CDS encoding TatD family hydrolase, protein MIDTHAHIYAAEFDADRDEVVKRALEQGVEQILLPNINLESIDPMLATEAAYPSVCRSMMGLHPTDVNADFETTLATMYDWFDRHPFIAVGEIGIDLYWDKTFKQEQEIAFVTQLGWAKEKNLPVVIHTRDSMEDTITLLAKEQDGRLQGVFHCFGGSVEEAQKINELGFHLGLGGVSTFKNGGMDKVIPHLDLNYVILETDCPYLAPVPHRGKRNEPAYTKLVLERIADLTMSNVCQIDKITTNNAKKLFRL, encoded by the coding sequence ATGATTGATACTCACGCCCATATTTATGCTGCAGAATTTGATGCTGACCGAGATGAGGTCGTCAAACGCGCTCTAGAGCAAGGAGTAGAACAAATTCTACTACCGAATATCAATTTGGAATCCATCGATCCAATGCTCGCAACCGAAGCAGCCTACCCTAGCGTCTGTCGTTCGATGATGGGATTACACCCTACCGACGTTAACGCCGATTTTGAAACCACATTAGCCACCATGTACGACTGGTTTGATCGCCACCCTTTTATTGCCGTAGGTGAAATTGGTATCGACCTGTATTGGGATAAAACATTCAAACAAGAGCAAGAGATTGCTTTTGTCACTCAGCTAGGTTGGGCAAAAGAAAAGAACCTCCCAGTGGTCATTCACACCAGAGATTCGATGGAAGATACCATTACTCTGCTTGCTAAAGAGCAAGATGGTCGTTTACAAGGCGTATTCCACTGTTTTGGAGGTTCGGTAGAAGAAGCACAAAAGATAAATGAGTTAGGATTTCACTTAGGTTTAGGTGGCGTATCAACCTTCAAAAATGGTGGCATGGATAAAGTGATCCCACATCTCGATCTCAACTATGTAATTCTAGAGACCGATTGTCCTTACCTTGCACCAGTGCCTCATCGTGGTAAACGCAATGAGCCAGCTTACACTAAATTGGTACTAGAGCGAATTGCAGACCTCACCATGTCAAATGTTTGTCAGATAGACAAAATCACGACAAATAATGCTAAGAAATTGTTTAGGTTATAG
- the tatC gene encoding twin-arginine translocase subunit TatC yields MSSAEQEQSQPLIAHLLELRNRILRSVAAVIIVFLALVYFSNNIYEFVSKPLVDKLPYGASMIATDVASPFFTPLKLTLITAVFLSVPYILYQVWAFVAPGLYKHERRLIFPLLISSSVLFYLGVSFAYFVVFPLVFGFFTAISLGGVEYMTDITSYLDFVLALFMAFGIAFEVPVAIILLCWTGATDVKSLKAKRPYIIVGAFVVGMLLTPPDMISQTLLAIPMCLLFEVGMFFARFYERTEDAETEGNSQG; encoded by the coding sequence ATGTCTTCAGCCGAACAAGAGCAAAGCCAACCGCTGATTGCTCATCTGCTTGAGCTTCGTAATCGTATCTTGCGAAGTGTTGCTGCTGTGATCATTGTCTTTTTGGCGTTGGTATATTTTTCAAACAACATTTATGAATTCGTCTCTAAGCCATTGGTCGATAAATTGCCTTATGGTGCGAGCATGATAGCTACCGATGTTGCATCACCGTTTTTTACTCCGCTAAAGTTAACGTTAATCACAGCGGTATTTCTTTCAGTTCCGTATATCCTTTATCAAGTTTGGGCCTTTGTGGCTCCTGGGCTGTATAAGCATGAGCGGCGCTTAATTTTTCCATTGCTTATTTCCAGCTCGGTCTTGTTTTATCTTGGGGTGTCGTTTGCTTACTTCGTTGTTTTCCCGTTAGTGTTTGGGTTCTTCACGGCCATCTCATTAGGCGGTGTGGAGTACATGACGGACATTACCAGCTATCTTGATTTTGTATTGGCACTCTTTATGGCGTTTGGGATTGCGTTTGAAGTGCCTGTGGCCATTATTTTATTGTGCTGGACCGGGGCAACCGATGTTAAGAGTCTAAAAGCAAAACGTCCTTATATTATTGTCGGTGCGTTTGTTGTGGGTATGCTGCTAACACCACCCGATATGATTTCTCAGACCTTGTTGGCAATACCGATGTGCTTATTGTTTGAGGTAGGGATGTTCTTTGCTCGATTTTATGAGCGAACAGAGGATGCTGAAACGGAAGGGAATTCCCAAGGCTAA
- the tatB gene encoding Sec-independent protein translocase protein TatB gives MFDIGFWELVLISVVALVVLGPERLPHAIRSVAKFVAAAKGMANNVKDELTQELKIQELQENLRKAEKMGMKDLSPDVQKSVDELKKVAQEVQHPFATEAQPEASSQSEEIKVQSQSSTSAKVTNKAD, from the coding sequence GTGTTTGATATCGGTTTTTGGGAACTGGTATTAATCTCCGTTGTTGCTCTGGTTGTTCTCGGTCCTGAGCGTTTACCTCATGCCATTCGCTCTGTCGCAAAATTTGTTGCAGCCGCGAAGGGGATGGCGAATAACGTGAAGGATGAATTGACTCAAGAGTTAAAAATTCAAGAGTTACAAGAGAACTTACGTAAAGCTGAAAAAATGGGGATGAAAGATCTTTCTCCCGACGTACAAAAGAGTGTCGATGAGTTGAAAAAAGTCGCTCAAGAAGTACAGCACCCTTTTGCAACAGAAGCGCAGCCGGAAGCGTCATCTCAATCAGAGGAGATTAAAGTGCAATCTCAATCTTCTACCTCTGCAAAAGTGACTAATAAAGCCGACTAA
- the tatA gene encoding Sec-independent protein translocase subunit TatA codes for MGGISIWQLLIIAAIVVLLFGTKKLRTMGTDLGSAVKGFKKAMADEENTAATKDADFEPKNIEQQNSAQKATADVKKDKEQA; via the coding sequence ATGGGTGGAATCAGTATTTGGCAACTTCTTATTATCGCGGCCATCGTTGTTTTGCTCTTTGGAACAAAGAAACTACGTACGATGGGCACGGATTTAGGTAGTGCAGTAAAAGGATTTAAAAAGGCAATGGCAGATGAAGAGAATACAGCTGCCACTAAAGACGCTGATTTTGAACCGAAAAACATTGAACAGCAGAACAGCGCTCAAAAGGCGACTGCTGATGTAAAAAAAGACAAAGAGCAGGCCTAA
- the ubiB gene encoding ubiquinone biosynthesis regulatory protein kinase UbiB — MTPSEIKRLYRIIKVQLEYGIDELLPNHQLTKAPLLARKSLFWIRNKYPEKPLGERLRLALQELGPVWIKFGQMMSTRRDLFPPHIADQLALLQDKVSPFDGQLAKKRIEEELGGPVENWFDEFDIEPLASASIAQVHTARVKETQQEVVLKVIRPDIRPVIEADLKLMYRLARMVAKSVPEARRLKPVEVVREYEKTLISELDLRREAANAIQLRRNFENSEELYVPEVLPDFSNESLMVSERIYGIQVSDIDALVANGTDMKLLAERGVSVFFTQVFRDSFFHADMHPGNVFVNPTHPENPQWIGLDCGIVGTLNNEDKRYLAENFLAFFNRDYRKVAQLHVDSGWVPYDTNVDEFEVAIRIVCEPIFAKPLCEISFGHVLLNLFNTARRFNMEVQPQLVLLQKTLLYVEGLGRQLYPQLDLWDTAKPFLEQWMKQQIGPHAVWHAFKERAPYWVEKLPELPELLYDSLKQGKVLNQRMDQLYQGYRDNKRQHATGKFLFGIGATLVVCSAILFTSHLDQVSLGCGIAGVLFWLLSWRAYRR, encoded by the coding sequence ATGACTCCTTCGGAAATCAAACGTCTTTACCGTATTATCAAGGTTCAACTTGAATACGGTATCGATGAATTACTTCCTAACCACCAACTGACCAAAGCGCCGTTGCTGGCTCGTAAATCGCTGTTTTGGATTCGTAATAAATACCCAGAAAAGCCTCTTGGTGAACGTCTGCGGTTAGCTCTACAAGAACTCGGCCCTGTTTGGATTAAATTTGGCCAAATGATGTCGACTCGTCGCGACCTATTTCCTCCACACATCGCAGACCAATTAGCGTTATTACAAGACAAAGTGTCTCCGTTTGATGGCCAGTTAGCGAAAAAACGTATTGAAGAAGAGCTGGGGGGACCTGTTGAAAATTGGTTTGATGAGTTTGATATTGAGCCGTTAGCGTCCGCTTCGATTGCTCAGGTACATACCGCACGCGTAAAAGAAACACAGCAGGAAGTGGTTCTTAAAGTGATTCGACCCGATATCCGTCCGGTTATTGAGGCCGATTTGAAATTGATGTATCGCTTAGCACGTATGGTCGCTAAGTCGGTACCCGAAGCTCGCCGTTTAAAGCCGGTTGAAGTGGTTCGTGAATATGAAAAAACGTTGATTAGCGAATTAGATTTGCGTCGCGAAGCCGCCAATGCCATTCAGCTACGACGGAATTTTGAAAATAGCGAAGAGCTTTATGTTCCTGAAGTGCTGCCCGATTTCAGTAATGAAAGTTTAATGGTCTCCGAACGAATTTATGGCATTCAAGTATCCGACATAGATGCACTTGTTGCTAATGGCACGGATATGAAGCTTCTTGCTGAACGGGGCGTTAGTGTGTTTTTCACGCAAGTGTTTCGAGATAGTTTCTTTCATGCCGATATGCATCCAGGGAACGTTTTTGTTAATCCAACCCATCCGGAAAACCCGCAATGGATTGGTTTGGATTGCGGAATCGTGGGCACACTCAATAACGAAGATAAGCGCTATTTAGCAGAAAACTTTCTGGCGTTTTTCAATCGTGATTACCGCAAAGTGGCACAATTGCACGTGGATTCTGGTTGGGTCCCATACGATACCAACGTCGATGAGTTTGAAGTCGCAATACGTATTGTGTGTGAACCAATTTTCGCTAAGCCATTATGTGAAATCTCGTTTGGGCATGTGTTGTTAAACTTATTTAATACAGCACGTCGCTTCAACATGGAAGTGCAGCCGCAATTGGTCTTACTGCAGAAAACATTACTCTATGTCGAAGGTCTCGGGCGTCAACTTTATCCTCAGCTCGATTTGTGGGATACGGCTAAGCCATTTCTAGAGCAGTGGATGAAACAGCAAATTGGACCGCACGCGGTTTGGCATGCGTTTAAAGAACGAGCGCCGTACTGGGTAGAAAAATTACCTGAACTACCTGAGTTACTTTATGATAGCCTCAAACAAGGTAAGGTGTTGAATCAGCGAATGGATCAACTTTATCAGGGCTATCGTGACAATAAGCGGCAGCATGCCACTGGTAAATTTTTATTTGGAATTGGCGCTACTTTGGTTGTCTGTTCTGCGATATTGTTTACCAGTCATTTGGATCAGGTATCGCTTGGTTGCGGTATTGCCGGTGTCCTATTTTGGTTGTTAAGCTGGCGTGCTTATCGCCGCTAA
- a CDS encoding ubiquinone biosynthesis accessory factor UbiJ — MPFEPLVTAVIETTLNTLIQDNPDLVRRLARLKGRVIQLHLKELDKTLTFVFSQQVDVLARYEGQPDCYLSLHLSILPELREHSNITRLIKQDKLVLEGDIQLAQKFAQLMTDSKPNVEEWLSRVTGDVVAHTVVQGVKEVSGFLHEHFARHQSHLGQVLTEEWRMAPPPLEIADFCDQVDEVKSRAARLEAQLQQLMDRV; from the coding sequence ATGCCGTTTGAACCTCTGGTGACTGCGGTCATCGAGACAACATTAAATACGCTGATTCAAGATAACCCTGATTTAGTGCGTCGTTTGGCTCGTTTAAAAGGCCGGGTTATTCAGTTGCATCTTAAAGAGCTTGATAAAACATTAACCTTTGTTTTTAGTCAGCAGGTGGATGTGTTAGCTCGTTATGAAGGTCAGCCGGATTGTTATCTTTCCTTGCATCTATCGATATTGCCAGAACTACGTGAACACTCGAATATCACTCGACTGATTAAACAGGATAAGTTGGTGCTGGAAGGAGATATCCAACTAGCCCAAAAATTCGCTCAGTTAATGACAGACAGTAAGCCCAATGTGGAAGAATGGCTGTCTCGCGTGACTGGTGATGTGGTGGCCCATACGGTTGTACAGGGTGTGAAAGAGGTGTCAGGCTTCCTGCATGAACATTTTGCTCGTCATCAAAGCCATCTTGGACAAGTGCTGACAGAAGAGTGGCGTATGGCTCCTCCGCCGTTAGAAATCGCCGATTTTTGCGATCAAGTGGATGAGGTAAAAAGCCGAGCTGCTCGTTTGGAAGCGCAATTGCAACAACTAATGGATAGAGTATGA
- the ubiE gene encoding bifunctional demethylmenaquinone methyltransferase/2-methoxy-6-polyprenyl-1,4-benzoquinol methylase UbiE translates to MTDISVQSNTEEAQETTHFGFETVKKSEKAGKVAQVFTSVATKYDIMNDLMSGGIHRLWKRFTIDCAGARPGQRILDLGGGTGDLTAKFSRIVGDEGHVVLADINNSMLNVGRDKLRDHGIVGNVHYVQANAEELPFPDDYFDCITISFCLRNVTDKDKAIRSMFRVLKPGGRLLILEFSKPIIEPLSKIYDSYSFHILPRMGQMIAGDAESYRYLAESIRMHPDQETLKGMMEEAGFEQAQYFNLTGGIVALHRGYKF, encoded by the coding sequence ATGACGGATATCAGCGTACAATCAAATACAGAAGAAGCTCAAGAAACCACCCACTTTGGTTTCGAAACCGTTAAAAAGTCAGAAAAAGCAGGCAAAGTCGCTCAGGTGTTTACCTCAGTAGCCACAAAATACGACATTATGAATGACCTAATGTCTGGTGGTATTCATCGCTTATGGAAGCGCTTTACCATTGACTGTGCTGGTGCGCGTCCTGGGCAACGTATTCTTGATCTTGGTGGTGGTACAGGTGACTTAACGGCTAAGTTTTCTCGCATTGTTGGCGATGAAGGTCATGTCGTCCTCGCTGATATTAACAACTCAATGCTGAATGTTGGTCGTGACAAATTACGTGACCATGGCATTGTGGGCAATGTTCATTATGTTCAAGCGAATGCCGAAGAGCTGCCATTCCCTGATGACTACTTTGACTGTATCACTATCAGTTTCTGTCTACGTAACGTGACAGACAAAGACAAAGCGATTCGCTCAATGTTTCGCGTGCTTAAGCCGGGCGGCCGTTTGTTGATTCTTGAGTTTTCAAAACCGATCATTGAGCCGTTATCCAAAATCTACGATTCTTACTCTTTCCATATCTTGCCTCGCATGGGACAAATGATTGCTGGCGATGCGGAAAGTTACCGTTACTTAGCGGAATCGATTCGCATGCACCCTGATCAAGAAACACTGAAAGGGATGATGGAAGAGGCTGGTTTCGAGCAAGCCCAATATTTCAACCTGACCGGTGGCATTGTTGCGCTTCACCGTGGATATAAATTTTAA
- the rmuC gene encoding DNA recombination protein RmuC — MQWIIENQNILFTGLSSAVIAGGAAGWWVKQKLQTKSQLLEQQLSYQNQWHEQQVEQLKASLATTQDELEQLDGLRDKAEYELKQSHGKVMAALEKLRYFEAVKQERQQYADELNRVREQKAQLEVQLHEQEARHQQQQESSQEKLALLERAEERLKQQFEHLANQLFEVKTAKVDQQNQQSLSAILNPLREQLEGFKKQVNDSFSSEAKERHTLVHELKNLQRLNEQMAQEALNLTQALKGDNKQQGNWGEVVLARVLAESGLREGHEYQTQVSLQNEAGKRYQPDVIVYLPNDKQVVIDSKMALIAYERYFHADNDHDRELALRDHLLALRSHIKGLGQKDYQQLKGIQSLDYVLMFVPVEPAFQVAIQADPSLIRDAMEQNIIIVSPTTLLVALRTIDNLWRNDRQNQNAQIIADRASKLYDKLRLFVEDMDTLGSSLDKANQSYQGAMNKLVTGRGNAIRQAESFKQLGVEIKRSIRSDVVERSQHGLNEENSLPERHEAADKVN, encoded by the coding sequence ATGCAATGGATAATCGAGAATCAAAACATCTTGTTTACAGGCTTATCAAGCGCAGTGATTGCGGGTGGTGCTGCCGGGTGGTGGGTCAAGCAAAAACTGCAAACCAAGTCGCAGCTGTTAGAACAGCAATTAAGTTATCAAAATCAGTGGCATGAGCAGCAAGTTGAGCAGCTTAAAGCTTCACTGGCTACCACTCAGGATGAGTTAGAACAATTAGATGGATTAAGAGACAAAGCCGAATATGAGCTTAAACAATCCCATGGTAAGGTGATGGCGGCTTTGGAAAAATTGCGTTACTTCGAAGCGGTGAAGCAAGAGCGTCAGCAATACGCCGACGAACTTAACCGCGTGCGTGAACAAAAAGCCCAGTTAGAAGTGCAATTGCATGAGCAAGAAGCCCGTCATCAGCAGCAACAAGAATCGAGTCAAGAAAAGCTGGCGTTGTTGGAACGTGCAGAAGAGCGTTTAAAACAGCAATTTGAACATTTGGCCAATCAGCTTTTTGAAGTGAAAACCGCGAAAGTGGATCAACAAAACCAGCAAAGCCTATCGGCGATTTTGAACCCGCTTCGAGAACAGTTGGAAGGGTTTAAAAAGCAAGTAAACGATAGCTTTAGCTCTGAAGCCAAAGAGCGTCACACATTGGTTCATGAATTGAAAAACTTACAGCGTCTTAATGAACAAATGGCGCAAGAAGCACTGAACCTTACTCAAGCTTTGAAGGGCGATAACAAACAGCAGGGCAACTGGGGTGAAGTGGTTTTGGCTCGAGTGTTGGCGGAGTCGGGACTGCGCGAAGGACACGAATATCAAACTCAAGTGAGCTTGCAAAATGAAGCCGGCAAGCGCTATCAGCCGGATGTGATTGTTTACTTGCCTAACGATAAGCAAGTGGTCATCGACTCTAAAATGGCGCTGATTGCTTATGAGCGTTATTTCCATGCTGATAATGACCATGATCGCGAACTGGCACTGCGCGACCATTTGTTAGCGTTACGTAGCCACATTAAAGGACTAGGGCAGAAGGATTATCAGCAACTGAAAGGGATTCAGTCTCTGGATTATGTGTTGATGTTTGTGCCGGTTGAGCCGGCGTTTCAAGTCGCTATTCAGGCTGATCCAAGTTTGATACGTGATGCGATGGAGCAAAACATCATTATTGTCAGTCCAACAACATTGTTGGTGGCGCTGCGTACCATAGATAACTTATGGCGCAATGATAGGCAAAATCAAAACGCACAAATTATCGCTGATCGCGCAAGTAAGTTGTACGATAAGCTGCGTTTGTTCGTAGAAGATATGGATACCTTGGGGTCTTCGCTGGATAAAGCGAACCAGAGCTATCAAGGTGCCATGAATAAATTGGTGACGGGGCGTGGTAATGCGATCCGTCAGGCAGAAAGTTTTAAACAACTGGGTGTTGAGATTAAACGTTCTATCCGTAGTGATGTCGTTGAACGGTCTCAACATGGTCTTAATGAGGAAAATTCGTTGCCGGAAAGACATGAGGCGGCGGATAAAGTAAACTAA
- a CDS encoding DMT family transporter: MNERRALGLALSAVLLWSTVATAFKLTLSQFTPIQMLTMASIVSVVVLLILCRVMGKWHNIGNTFLSNPGYYLLLGLINPLAYYLILFKAYALLPASQAQAINYSWAITLTLMAAVFLGQKIRKQDWIACGLSYFGVVVIATQGNLLNLHFESPTGVILALVSTLLWAGYWILNTKNKADPIISVLLGFLVAIPFAIGLCVYEGSDWQHITWSGWAAVTYVGLFEMGITFVLWLSALKNTNNTARISNLIFASPFISLILLSTIIGEQIHPSTLVGLLLIISGLVVQQLKSRKRDKTVPQN, translated from the coding sequence ATGAATGAACGCCGAGCGTTAGGTTTAGCACTGTCTGCTGTATTGCTTTGGTCAACCGTTGCAACCGCTTTTAAGCTGACTTTATCTCAGTTCACCCCCATCCAAATGCTGACTATGGCAAGTATCGTATCGGTTGTGGTACTGCTGATTTTGTGTCGCGTCATGGGTAAATGGCACAACATTGGCAATACCTTTCTATCCAACCCGGGATACTACTTGCTGCTTGGACTGATAAACCCCTTGGCGTATTACCTCATTTTGTTCAAAGCCTACGCTTTGCTTCCCGCGTCTCAGGCACAAGCGATTAACTATAGCTGGGCGATTACCTTAACCTTGATGGCCGCCGTATTCTTGGGGCAGAAGATTCGCAAGCAAGACTGGATTGCCTGTGGGCTGAGTTACTTTGGCGTGGTAGTGATCGCGACCCAAGGCAACCTGCTTAATCTCCATTTTGAAAGTCCAACAGGGGTTATTTTGGCGCTGGTATCCACTTTGCTCTGGGCTGGCTATTGGATTCTCAATACCAAAAACAAAGCCGATCCAATCATCAGTGTGTTACTTGGTTTCTTAGTCGCGATTCCCTTTGCGATTGGACTATGCGTTTACGAAGGTTCGGACTGGCAGCACATCACTTGGTCTGGTTGGGCTGCGGTGACCTATGTGGGCTTATTTGAAATGGGGATTACTTTTGTTCTGTGGCTCAGCGCGTTGAAAAACACCAATAATACGGCGCGTATCAGTAACTTAATTTTTGCTTCGCCGTTTATTTCATTGATTTTGCTTTCCACCATTATTGGTGAACAGATCCATCCATCAACCTTAGTGGGCCTGTTGCTGATTATTAGTGGGTTGGTTGTGCAACAGCTCAAGTCTCGCAAAAGAGATAAAACCGTTCCACAAAACTAA
- the araC gene encoding arabinose operon transcriptional regulator AraC gives MQNSDPLKPGYNFDAHLVAGLTPIIEGDELDFTIDRPNGMKGYIINITSKGEGTIFSGDQAFDVKAGDLLLFPPSAAHFYQRSPDSASWFHRWVYFRPRAFWNDWLTWQTEVRGVYVTRNLPPSVTQPLEELFIDIEYTAKSDLPYRNDLAINLLEQLLIRCKTVQPDIVTKPLDPRVIEAMNYMTQNLNQDFTLEDVAAHACLSPSRLGHLFRDEMKMTITQWRDDQRISRAKQLLVTTHYSVNHIGRIVGYSDPLYFSRVFKRKAGVSPKLYREQIT, from the coding sequence ATGCAGAATTCTGATCCTTTGAAACCTGGGTATAACTTTGATGCGCACCTCGTCGCAGGTTTAACCCCTATCATCGAAGGGGATGAGCTCGATTTTACTATCGACCGCCCTAACGGGATGAAAGGGTACATCATCAATATCACCAGTAAGGGTGAGGGAACCATATTTTCTGGCGATCAGGCTTTTGATGTAAAAGCAGGGGATTTGCTGCTTTTCCCGCCGAGTGCTGCCCATTTCTATCAACGCAGCCCTGACAGTGCGTCATGGTTTCATCGTTGGGTCTATTTTCGTCCGCGGGCATTTTGGAACGACTGGCTAACTTGGCAGACGGAAGTGCGCGGTGTGTACGTGACGCGCAATTTGCCGCCATCGGTGACTCAACCGTTGGAAGAGCTGTTTATTGATATCGAATACACTGCAAAGTCGGATTTGCCTTATCGTAATGATTTGGCGATTAATCTGCTGGAGCAGTTGCTCATTCGATGCAAAACTGTGCAACCGGATATCGTCACTAAACCGCTTGATCCTCGCGTGATAGAAGCAATGAACTACATGACGCAAAATCTCAATCAGGATTTTACTTTAGAGGATGTAGCTGCCCATGCTTGCTTATCACCATCACGTTTAGGGCATTTATTCCGTGATGAGATGAAAATGACCATTACTCAGTGGCGAGATGACCAGCGAATCAGCCGAGCGAAGCAGTTGTTAGTAACCACTCACTATTCGGTTAATCATATAGGTAGAATAGTGGGTTACTCAGACCCACTTTATTTTTCTCGCGTGTTTAAGCGTAAGGCGGGCGTGAGTCCAAAGCTGTATCGTGAGCAAATTACATAA